One genomic segment of Scyliorhinus canicula chromosome 10, sScyCan1.1, whole genome shotgun sequence includes these proteins:
- the ttr gene encoding transthyretin, producing MQRLTFFLIVALTSFHRGTAVDHGASDTHCPVIIKVLNAVNGTSAANLNMQIYRRNEDLSWQQFNTGVTGVNGEVHDLATEADFVPGLYKIHFNTADYWRALGYVPFHECVNVIFRVDASAHQHYTLALLLSPYSYSTTGVIRDAH from the exons ATGCAGCGCCTCACATTCTTCCTTATCGTTGCCCTGACGTCCTTTCACAGAGGAACAGCAGTG GATCATGGTGCCAGTgatactcactgcccagttaTTATCAAAGTCCTGAATGCAGTCAATGGGACGTCAGCTGCAAACCTTAATATGCAAATATACCGTAGGAACGAGGACCTCAGCTGGCAGCAGTTCAACACTGG AGTTACTGGAGTGAATGGGGAAGTCCACGACCTTGCCACCGAGGCTGACTTTGTTCCAGGATTGTACAAGATCCATTTCAACACTGCTGATTACTGGAGGGCGCTTGGCTACGTCCCCTTTCATGAGTGTGTTAAC GTGATTTTCCGAGTGGACGCCTCTGCTCATCAGCACTATACTCTCGCCCTTCTTCTGAGCCCTTACTCCTACTCCACCACAGGAGTGATCAGAGACGCGCACTAA